The region aaatggacaaaatttacatgaaaaaaGGTGCAAAACGGAaaggatatttttttaaagaaaagacAAGCTTCCTTGGATGgttgaagaaggaaaaattgACAATAAACAAGGAAGAAAGATGGTCGCCTTATCTTTGCACATTAGCCATTCTACAGAAAATGACATTGCACCCCTTCTTTATAAATTTAACATCTGATTGTTCACAATCCTCTTCCACGTTACAGATGTACACACATCTATACCTTAAAGATGATAATGGCATTCAAACTCATAATTCGTACTACCTGTTCTGAAGATCCCTTGAACTTGTTAAAAACCTATTTATATGGCACATTGCAGATGCTATTAATCAAATTGTATGAAACAAAATAAGTTAATTGAGGAAAGAATCTCCACTCAGAAGGCAGCAGGTTAAAAACTTGCTCTGTTGACTATCATTTTATTAGTGTCACTTTTTTCCCCCTTTATTCAATCTACATCAATTAGCTCTTTAAATTCAACGAGAAAAACAAGGACCAGCTCATTCTATTAGTCTCACTTCTTCTCCCCTTTATTCATATTACAATGGttaaatcataaatttttgTAGCAATAACAAAGACCAGTTTATACTGAGGATTTGCCTATCTCCAAGCCCAAAATCAGTATTAAGGAAACTTGACCAAATGGTGGCTAGTTTTGCAGCCAAGGATGTCTTATTAGGcttgaaaattcataaaatatccAATGAAGGGGGCAGCACTTACCTGCTTGGGGTGCCACAAGCAAAATTAACTCGGTTCTTCAAAAAAGACACCTGCATCAATTACACAATAAAGAAACTTCAACAAGTCACCTTGATACTCTCTGAGAATTTAAAGGGTCTGCATGAAGGCACGCTTATTGTGTCTCTGACAAAAAAGTTGGCTACCCAAGCTTTGGTCTAGTATGTAATACTAAAGATTTGCAAATAAGTCAGACACAGAAATAGAACCTGATCCTCAATCttcatatgttttgaaaatagcTTTGCAGCAGGGCATTCTCTTGTCAAAGACCGCAAACCCCTACATCAGTATAATATATTCTTCAGTCAtgattatttaaacaaattatgCCGTGTCACTGAAAACTATCCTCACTATAGTGTGATGAGACAAAAACTAGTAATAACAATAAGGCATTGGCCACCACAGATGGTGGAAGGATAAAATacttcaataatcaaatacggGAAACAACACCATACCTGAGAAGTTCTAATGATCTCAAAGCAGATATACTAATTACAAGAAGAGCTGGATTCCCAGGATCAATTTTTCCTTCCAATAGCTGCTTTTCACAAAGCACCTCTTTCCAGGAAGATCCAAAAGCAGTTTTCATATGCTCTCCCAAATTGCTAGCACTTTGATCCAGGCCTTGAGATAGCTCAAGAATGCATCTATCTGCATTGTTCAATCCAAGTCTTACTCCCACATAAACATATTTATCAGTATATCATACAGTTCTCATAGTACAAcatcaaaaataaagaaaaaaaaaacatatttttatacaattttGACATGGTTAGTAAGTACTAAGTACATTCCCATCCGACTCCATATTTTGCTACTAACATTGGTATTTATTTTTGCCCCTTTTCGACGAAACATCTGGTAGAAGCTATTTGACACAATGCTATAACTGATTTGAGAAAGGTTTCATCATGTCTTTCTAAGTCATTCATCCAAAATCAGTTTATAgttactaaaaacaaaaaatcagcAGACTTCTGCAGTTACAAGAACTAAATTCACGTAGGGTTCCAGTCCCAGTCTCCAATCTTACACCCACCAGGATTCTTTGCCTTTACAGACGatcctatttctttttcttttcttgtttttctattCAGCGAAATTCCCAACCTGCTCTCAGTTAAGAAATTAATCTTGTAAATAAATCGTAAAAAGCAAACGaaagagggagggggggggggggggggggggggggaagcaCCGTCGATAGAATTGAGCTCGAGGGAGGAGAGACGAACGGCATTGGCCGATTGGTACAGATCGACGAAGAACCTCAGCTGGTCTTCTGCCGGAACAATAATGCCGGTTTGACTTTCGGTGGCTTCattggcttcttcttcttcgctaATGCTATCAGATTTGATTGCTTTCGGTTTACTAGATTTCGTCTTGGCTTTCTTGGGAGCTAAAGCCTCCTTTCTGTCCGAACGCCGCTTCTCCTTCTGTTTCCGGCTTCCCATTCTCTTTCTCGCTACACCGCCTCCTCGGTGGCGTACTCCACTTGCTCCGTCGCTGCCGCGGCTctgctttatatatatagagagagagatagagagatagagagagagagagaggagaaccAGGGTTTATAGGGCAAGAAGATAACCGCCAAAAGGgacccgggggggggggggggggggggggggaggttgCATGTTGGTGGGCCTATTGGGCCGAACTTTGGGCCTTCGCGTTTCACTCCGTGGGCTACCATTTGCgtatgacaaaaaaattatttcttccGAAAAATGCCACACTCGCAAATTAGCTTCACAAACCGACATGATATgcacaaaatttataatagtattattcaaaattaaaaaattaacggTAGATCTACTTACAATTAACAATATATCCTTTGGTTTTAGAAATAAACATCCTAATAGCGATATGTATGCGCCAAAAGCTTTTATATTAATACTACAATCGAAATATCaatactattttttatgttagacgattttttatataataaaatattagacCACGATAAAATGAGTATTAgattaaaataactaatttgaTCTAAGATTGAACACTTATTGGTTTGCCTTTAGTCTAATACTCGAAAGGATTGAGATGGTGATTTTGTttgaatcttatatatatatattaaatttatattaaaaaaataacttagATTCACTAGGTGAAAATGATCTCTCCTCTCAtcaatgaaccaaatttttattttttttatttttgatttgaactcatttaaaaaaaaaacacttgatAGGTACATGATAATATTGAAATCGTATGAACTTTTcgcttatttttcttattaaatttaaaattgaacatTTCATCGATTCAATAAATTgtttaaatcaaatgaaatcaagtttttcaaaaagttgAATTGAATCTATCAAGtaaatactcaaattaaataaattaaaattttgaaaaaaattaaaaaattgaaccaacgggaaaaataaaaaaaaacctaaattttagtcaaaatgatattatttttttatattttggttgatttacttattttattttaatataaaaatcgaCCTAAATCACAATAAGCAAAACACTCAAATTGAAAAACTGAATCAAACCCAAATACAGAAGTGAACCACTAATTTGGATTAATTTGATTCAGTTATTTAGATTTGATCGAAACTATACTGACCCTCAGTCAATTCAGtccaataaatgaaaaaaattaaaaaagaaacattGTACTCACAAATTATATTGTGACGTGAGCGGCCGGGTAAAAACCGGCCGAAAAGTGTGGCTGAGAAAGCAGGCTCCTGAAGAGGCAGTGAACCGTCTTCTCTAGGCTGTAACCACCGTCTCCGCCGCCGCCGGAAGCCATCCCTTCTCTCTCGTTATCTCGTCTCTACTTTTTAACGGCTGACCACCACAGCACACACTAGTCAACCACTACAACGTACTATTGGCAACCAGTACAGCATCGTATCGCTGCCAATTCCAGGGTTAGGGTTTTCACCTTCTCTTTTCATTTCGTCTACTCATTAGGTTATTTGTTTGCTTTTAGTTCATACTTTACCGAATTTGACCCCTGCggttatctttttaaaatttatcactTCCTCCCATATCTCTTGTTTCTTGTGGTTTCAGCCAAACCAGTACGAGAtaatttgattgttttcttgGTGGAATGCCGTCAAACAAATGATGAAGATGCTAAGTGGTGGCTGAGAAGAAACAGAGAATTTGTTTGATTAGGTCCACTGTAAGATACATGGCAGTGAATAGAGTGTTTCCCATTCACTGTATGACATTCTCTTAAAAGGGTTACAAGACCATTAGAAAggggaaaaaagtaaaaaaaaaaaaaaaaatttgtttacaACAGTTTGCtgaaggattttgatttttgaatgtATGACATATTGCTCGAATGTATGTAATTTTTGTTGTTCCCCCTCAAATGGGTGAACTGGTATTATCATACAAATTTGCtcaaaattttctgaaaatatgCCTTTCAAATGACCTATGCGAATAAGCGCTTAGTTGATTCTTACTATTGATGAAGGGTATTCATACTATTAGTGACTAttctttttctgaaaatttactGTTTTTCTTTAAGATGATGCTCTAGAGATGATTGGtatatttgttttcttgtagtCCTTATGGAGACAACTATTGAGGATAAATTTGTACCAGATGAAAGTTTAGTGGGACTAGAATCGGGTTTACTTGATGTTGCTAGAAATCTAGAACCATATGAGGGTATGTTATTTGAATCAGATGAAGCTGCCAAAACATTCTATGATGCGTATGCCAGGGGGATTGGATTTTTTACACGAATCGTATCATCACGTAAGTCTGAGTGTGATGGATCAATTATTTCTCGGCGACTGGCATGTAATAAGGAAGGATATAACCTCAGCAGCCAAAAGACTGGGCGTGTCCGAATTCGCAAgcgagagagcaagagagaaggCTGCATGGCAATGATTCTTGTGAAGAGGGAGAAGCCTGGGAAATGGGTTGTGACAAAATTTGTTAAGGAACATAATCATCCACTAGTAGTTTCCTCAGGAAAAGACCGTCCAAGTCCAGTAAGTTCAGCTCATTTTCGTATCTTTAAATTTCTTATTCagtgctttctctctctctctctctctctctatatatatatatatatatatatacatgtatcaGTTTTTATCTCCCTCTACTCTGTAAttatattagagatgatgatttATGGGAGATAGTGTGTGGATATCCCTTTGTCATGCAACGAAAGAATAAAAGATGTCACAAGGTTGTTTCTCCCTtgatactataaaaaaaatcaaagcaagaTCCTATCATAATTACGGCATCAGAGGAATTAGAAGAGACTTCCAACCTTAGGTTGGGCATTTGCCCTTACATCTCAGCAATCATAAATACACAAGTCAGTTCTAACTTCTACAAATTTGTGATATTATTTTGCTTTCATATTCTGAATGATtagcctatttttttcttttttggcggTTTCTTCTTAGTTATAACTACGTCTATTTTCTAAAGCAGTTAACACTTCACATTTCCACATTGTTTGTCAAGCTTATTGATTACGGCCTTTTAATCATAATAAACAATTGAAGTCAAAGGAAGTATTAAAAGGAAGGAACTAAATTGATTTATAGTGGtgggaagaaaaatagaagtCACCGGACCATAGTGTTGTAGAACATATTGGAACTAGCTCAAATTCAAAGCCAAATAACCATAAGTTACCTTAAGTTCAGGTTTTAACAAAGTTGGGCATCCTTTAAGGTGCCATTTCCTCTCTAGTATTGAGGCCAGAATCCTAGCTTTTAACTAGTTATATTTTTTGCAAGCACTGATAGGTATGAAGCACCACGTGATTCTTTGGCTATGTTTTTCAGCTTGTGAAATGTTAAGTTGTGTATGTTCAGTAGACGTTGCTTCAAACCTATTAGTGCTTGGGGTATGGTATTCCATTTTTCCCGAAGTTACCTTGGACCAATAAGGTGATAGTATTCGCTGAGGGCTTGGGCTGTTCTTCCTTGAATCGAATCAACAAATTCTCATCCCTGTTTGCTCTCATCTTTCCAGCAGTTTGTCAAACAGGGACTTTCAAATTGGATACCACCATACCATCCAATCATGTTGGACCATATATTGTATTACCACTGGTTGGGTCAGATGTAGACAACCATATTGATGTATATACCAATGTGAAAGGGCATTTCTTGAAGGAAAAAAGGCTTTTGTATTTTTCGTGTGATATTTCAAGTGTCATTGGCTAATATTCCTGCTTTTCACTTACTGGCGGTTTCTGTTAAAATTTATGTCTTGATGCAAGTAGAATGTGCATGCCAAATTCTTTATCTTGTTAGTCATTACTCGTAGTTTTAGACCATTTAGAATGTCAGAAAACTTAAGAGGCATGAAAGAATTAAAGGAACCATGGTTGGTGCTGCTGTATTCCTGATGTTACctatgaagaagaatgaaatctAGCATGCTGCTTACTAAAAACTAGCCGTATTCATCAGCAAATACTGTGCTTTAGTTTCCATCAGCAGCGCGAACATACTTGGCTTTGTTATATTAAGGCGAATGTTGGGCCAACCGTGTTTGTTTTTGTGTCACAGGATGACAAAGACCGGAGAATTAGAGAGCTGTCGTCCAAGCTGTACCAGACAAATCAGCGGTTGGCAGCTTGTCGAGAACAGCTTCGAACCATTATGGAACATATCGAGGAACATGCGCAGTATCTATCAAGAACCGTCGAGGGCATAGTGAGCAGCGTGAAAGAAGTGGAATCCGAAGATCAAGAACTTTCACACCCTTCCTAGGAACAGCAATGGCTCCAGACATCCTGTGCATGAACTCCATCTCTCCTAGGGATCACCCAGATTCTTTCCATAGGAAGAACATCCCGGCAGCCGCTCCGATTCCCGGCATCATCGCCGCCCCGTCTGGTTGGCTGATGGAAGAGCTCGGAATGCTTATAGAGATTGAACACAATGAAGAGCTAGGAATGCTTATTATGTAGCTAATTTAGTACAGCCTGGTCCTCCATCTGGTCATTTGTACTGGTATTGTTTCTGTCGTGTGAATGGGATGGAAGATGAGAATGGCAGCCACAAGCCTTCTATGACTACCCCTCTGTGTATGACCATCTCTTTTGTAATCGTTTTTGGTGGGTATAGAGATAATCGagagttaaaatttatgtaattgacTTTTCTTGTGGGACTAAATCtcgtaattattattattagatttatcttttttctcaCGATTATGTTGAAATCGGGTAAAGAGGTTAGTTGGATGaaagtataaaatttatatagttaCTCCACTTCTTtcatgattttgttaatttattttaaaatttataatatttttaaaatattatccacttttgatgatatttatatatttattatgacataaaatataacttATCAATATAGATATTATCAaggtattatatttaaatatttaaataaaaatttgattcaaaaaataaattttttttcaaaggtTGTAATC is a window of Diospyros lotus cultivar Yz01 chromosome 10, ASM1463336v1, whole genome shotgun sequence DNA encoding:
- the LOC127810972 gene encoding uncharacterized protein LOC127810972, with amino-acid sequence MGSRKQKEKRRSDRKEALAPKKAKTKSSKPKAIKSDSISEEEEANEATESQTGIIVPAEDQLRFFVDLYQSANAVRLSSLELNSIDDRCILELSQGLDQSASNLGEHMKTAFGSSWKEVLCEKQLLEGKIDPGNPALLVISISALRSLELLRGLRSLTRECPAAKLFSKHMKIEDQVSFLKNRVNFACGTPSRIKKLIDMEALGLTRLAAIVLDMHTDVKGYSLFTLPQVRHEFWDLYQSYFHQKLVQGNLRMCLYGPLPDISRSKKKDS
- the LOC127810909 gene encoding protein FAR1-RELATED SEQUENCE 5-like, which codes for METTIEDKFVPDESLVGLESGLLDVARNLEPYEGMLFESDEAAKTFYDAYARGIGFFTRIVSSRKSECDGSIISRRLACNKEGYNLSSQKTGRVRIRKRESKREGCMAMILVKREKPGKWVVTKFVKEHNHPLVVSSGKDRPSPDDKDRRIRELSSKLYQTNQRLAACREQLRTIMEHIEEHAQYLSRTVEGIVSSVKEVESEDQELSHPS